The DNA sequence CCGCGGGTACGGCACGGCCGCCGCGCGCCAGGGACCAAGGTCCCGGCATGCCGGGCCGAAGTGCCCCTGGACCTGGGTCGTTGCACCCTTTTGACCGACCCCGCCGGTGAGCAGATTTCAGATATGGACCGGCCCATGGGAAGCTCAGGGGTCGTCGTGGGCTACGACGGCTCCGAGTTCGCCGTGCGCGCCCTCGAGTGGGCGCTGGACGAGGCCGAGCTCCGCGGACTGCCGCTCACCGTCTGCCACGCCTGGCAGCCGCCCAGAGGTGCCGACGTCGGCACCGTGGCCGCAATGCGGCGCGCCGCCGAGCGGGTGGTACGGCAGGGCGCGGAGTGGGCCCGGGCGCGCGGCCTGCCGGTCGACATCGACCTGTACCAGGGGGCGGCCGCCGACCGCCTCGTCGAGCTGTCGGCCACGGCCGACCTCGTGGTGGTCGGCTCGTGCCGGCCGGACGCGAGCCGCGGCGTCACCATCGGCGCGGTGCGCCGCGTCGTCGCCGGGCGCGCCCGTTGCCCTGTGATCATGGTGCGCGACACCGGCCCGGCACGCCGGTCGGGCCCGATCGCGGTCGGCGTGAACGGCAACGGGGACATCGACGTCGTGCTGGCGTTCGCCTGCCAGGAGGCGATGGCCCGGCGCCTGCCGCTCGTCGTGGTGCACGCCTGGCAGCACCAGGCCTGCCACGTCCGGGCGGTGATGCCGCTCGAGCCGGCGGCCGTACGCGCGCACGCCGAGGAGCGGATGACCCGCGTGCTCGTGCCGTGGCGCCTGCGTTACCCGAACCTGCTGATCGAAGTCTCGGCGGCCGAGGGGCCCGCCCGCCAGGAGCTGCTGGAGGCCGCGCTCGACGCGACGCTGCTCGTGGTCGGGGCGCCGGAGTCCCGGTGCGGCTCCATGACGGTGTTCATGCTGGACCACGCCCCCTGCCCCGTGGCGATAGTCCGAACCCAGGAGGTGGCTCTCTAGCATGCGCGCGGTAGAGGAGATCAACGGGGTGGTCCAGACGGCGGTCGAGGCCGCCGTGTGGGCCCCCTCGGTGCACAACACCCAGCCGTGGTCGTTCGCCGTCTCCGGCGACACGATCAGCGTCCGGGCCGACCCCGAGCGCCGCCTGCCCCACCAGGACCCGGCCGGCCGGGAGATGCTGATCAGCATCGGCGCGGCCGTGTACAACGTGCGGCTCGCGGTCGCCGCGCTCGGCTACGAGCCGATCGTGCACCTGGTGCCCGACGCCGACCACCCGACGCTGCTCGCCACGGTACGGCTCGGCGGCCGCGTCGACCCCGACGACCTGACCCGCATGCTGCACGCGGAGATCCCGCGCCGCCGTACCCACCGCGGGGCGTTCAGCGACGTGGTGATCCCGCGCAACTTCACCGACGCGCTCGCGGTGCAGGCCGCCCAGGAGGGCGCGCGCTTCGCCGCGGTGCGCTCCGAGCCGATGGTGGAGGCGCTCGCCGGGGTCACCCGCGCCGCCCAGGAGGTGCAGTCGCTCAACCGCGACTACCGGCTGGAGGTGATGCGCTGGGCCCGCCCGCCGGGCAGCACGCGCGGCGACGGGGTGCCGGCGGACGCCTACCCGCGCCGCCCGGACCGCACCGAGCCGCACTTCCCGCAGCGGGACTACTCGCGCGACCGGCTGTGGGGCTACCACCGGCCGGCGACCCGCACCCTGCCCACCTCGCCGGGCGTGGTCGCGGTGCTCACCACCGCGGAGGACGGGCAGGAGGACTGGCTGCGCGCGGGCCAGGCGCTGCAGCGGGTGCTGCTGTTCGCCTCGGCGTACGGCGTGCGCGCGGCGTTCCACACCCAGGCGCTGGAGATCTACCACCTGCGGGAGTTCGTGCGCGAGGAGCTGACCCAGGGCGAGCACCCGCAGATGATCATGAGGCTGGGGGTCACCGAGGAGGACGCGGGCACGCTGCGCCGCCCGCTCGCCGAGGTCGTCGTCACGGGGCAGGACGAACAGGACTGAGACGCGAGAACGCCACGAGGCCGCCCGCCTCCGCCGCACCGGCGGGGGCGGGCGTGCGCATGCGACGGCCGTACGGCGGAGCGTCACGGTGCGCGTGCCGCGGCCGCCGGCCCGGCCGTCACAGGCCGCGGATGCGGCGGCCGCTCACCTGGTAGGGCGTGATGCGCAGGTAGCGGTCGCGGACGCCGCCCGCCCAGGTCTCCACCCCGGCCGCGGCGACCTCGGCGATCTCCTCGGGCGTGGTGACGCGGTGGGCCGGGCCCTGGACGAGCACGCTCCACCCCTCCCGCCGGATCTCGTCGATGCGGTCGACCTCGAACCCGACCTTGATCTCCACACCCTCGATGCCGGTGCTCAGGTCCTGGTCCATGAGCCCGCCCTCCTGGGTGCGGAACACGATCGCGCCCTTGTACAGCTTGTAGTTGACCGGCAGCACCACCGGCCCGGACAGGCCGTACCAGGCGATGCGGCCGATGCCGCCGGGCGCGATGAGCCGCAGGCACTCCTCCCGGTCGATCTCGGTGAGCTCGGGTTTGGCCGCGGGAGCGCCCTGCCCCGGCGGCCGGTCCAGGTCGCCGCCGCCGAGCAGCTCCTCGACGGTGGTCTCCAGCGCGGCGGCGAGCCGGTGCAGGTCGCCGGTGGTGATCGTGGCGCTGCTCTCCTCGATGTAGGCGATGTATCCGGCGCCGATGCCCGCGCGTTCGCCGAGCTCCTCCCTGCTGATGCCGAGCTCCTCCCGGCGGGCCGCGATGCGGCGGCCGGTCTCGCCTGCGGTGTGCTGGTCCATGCGTGCTTCCTGTCGATATCGAAGTTGCCGGTCGTGCCTCAGGGGTGTGTGCCGATCATCCGGCCGGAGATGTGCTCGATCGGCAGGACGATGAAGTGGTCACGCCCTCCCGGTACCCAGCGCTGCAGCGGCAACCGGGACAGGCGCTCGATCTCGGCGGGCTCGGTGACGGCGCGGGCGTGCCCGATCGCCGTCACCGACCAACCGGTCCGCCCCGCCCGGTCGAACTCGTCGGCCTCGAAGGCGACCACGGTGTCGCGCGCCGCCGCGGCGAGCCGCGTGTCGGCTCCGGTACGGATCACCACGGTCTCGCCGTCGAGCGCGAAGCCGACCGGCTGCACGGCCGGAAGCGCCCGGTCGGTGAACACGATGCGGCCGATCGGGGTGGTCGCCAGCAGGGCGACGCACTCGGCGCGGGACAGCACCCGCAGCCCAACCGAGTCCATGGTCATACGACCAGCGTGGCCGCACCGCCGCGCACGGCGTCAGGGACAAAGGTCCTTTAGAGCGTGCCCTCGGACTTCAGCCGCGCGGCGAGCGCCGCGGCCTGGGTACGGCGCTGCATGTCGAGCTTGGTGAGCAGGTTCGACACGTAGTTCTTGACGGTCTTCTCCGCCAGGAACAGCCGCTCGCCGATCTGCCGGTTGGTCAGGCCCTCGCCGATCAGCTCCAGGATGTGCTTCTCCTGCTCGGTGAGCGAGGCGAGCGGGTCCTTCTTCGCCGCCTGCTCGCGCAGCCGCTGCAGCATCGCCGCGGTGGTCTGCGGGTCGAGCAGCGACTGCCCGGACGCCACGGTGCGCACCGCGCCGACCAGGTCGGAGCCGTGGATCTGCTTGAGCACGTAGCCGGCCGCCCCGGCCATGACCGCGTCGAACAGCGCGTCGTCGTCCGCGTAGGAGGTGAGCATGAGGCACGCCACCTCGGGCAGCTTCGACCGCACCTCCCGGCACACGGTCACCCCGCTGCCGTCGGGAAGGCGCACGTCGAGCACGCACACGTCGGGCTTGACGGCGGGGATGCGGGCGATCGCCTGCTCGGCCGTACCCGCCTCGCCGATCACCTCGATATCGTCCTCGGCTTCCAGCAACGCGGCCACGCCGCGACGAACCACCTCGTGGTCGTCGACAAGAAACACGCGAATCATGTCTTAACGCTAATCCTTAACAACGGGTGGGCGTTAGTGACCTAGGACCCTGGTCAAGGCCGTGATCAGCGGGAAACGTCGGAGACATGGATGTATTAGAGCGAATCGACGCGTTCTGGCGGGCTGCGAACTACCTGTCGGTAGGGCAGATCTACCTGCTGGACAACCCGCTGCTCCGGGAGCCGCTGCGCGACGAGCACATCAAGCCGCGGCTGCTCGGTCACTGGGGCACCACCCCCGGCCTCAACCTGATCTTCGCTCACCTCAACCGGATCATCCTGGAGCGCGACCAGGACATGATCTACGTCGCGGGCCCGGGCCACGGCGGCCCGGCGGCGGTCGCGTTCTCCTGGCTGGAGGGCACCTACAGCGAGCGCTACCCGGAGGTCTCCCAGGACGCCCGCGGCATGAAGCGGCTGTTCCGCCAGTTCTCCTTCCCCGGCGGCGTGCCGAGCCACGTCGCCCCGGAGACGCCCGGGTCGATCCACGAGGGCGGCGAGCTCGGCTACTCGCTCGCCCACGCGTACGGCGCGGCGTTCGACAACCCGGACCTGGTGGTGGCCTGCGTGGTCGGCGACGGTGAGGCGGAGACCGGGCCGCTCGCCGCGAGCTGGCACTCGAACAAGTTCCTCAACCCGGCCCGGGACGGCATCGTGCTGCCGATCCTCCACCTCAACGGGTACAAGATCGCCAACCCCACGGTGCTCGCCCGCATCCCCGAGGCGGAGCTGCTCAAGCTCATGGAGGGGTACGGCTACCGCCCGCACGTGGTGGCCGGCGACGACCCGAAGGCCGTGCACCGGCTGCTCGCCGACACCCTCGACACGGTCTTCGACGAGATCGCGGCGATCAAGAGCGGTTCCGGCGACCCGCTCCCGATGATCATCCTGCGTACCCCGAAGGGCTGGACCGGCCCGAAGGAGTTCGACGGGCTGCCGGTGGAGGGCACCTGGCGGTCCCACCAGGTGCCGTTCGGCGCGGTGCGCGGGCACCCCGAGCGGCTCCGGCTGCTGGAGGAGTGGCTGCGCTCGTACCGCCCGGAGGAGCTGTTCGACGCCGACGGCCGCCCGGTGGACGAGATCCGCGCCCTGGTGCCGAGGGGGCCGCGGCGGATGAGCGGCAACCCGCACGCCAACGGCGGGGAGATCCTGCGCCCGCTGGTGCTGCCCGACTTCCGCGACTACGCGGTGGAGGTGAAGGAGCCGGCGACCACGCACAGCGAGCCGACCCGGGTGCTCGGCGCGTTCCTGCGCGACGTGATCGCGAACAACCCGGACAACTTCCGGCTGGTCGGCCCGGACGAGACCGCGTCCAACCGGCTGTCGGCGGTGTTCGAGACCACCCAGCGCACCTGGGACGCCGAGGTGCTGCCCACCGACGAGAACCTCGGCCCGGACGGCCGGGTGCTCGAGGTGCTCAGCGAGCACCTGTGCCAGGGCTGGCTCGAGGGCTACCTGCTCACCGGGCGGCACGGCCTGTTCAACAGCTACGAGGCGTTCATCCACATCGTCGACTCGATGTTCAACCAGCACGCCAAGTGGCTGGATGCGTGCCAGGACATCCCGTGGCGGCGCCCGATCGCCTCGCTCAACTACCTGCTCAGCTCGCACGTGTGGCGGCAGGACCACAACGGCTTCACCCACCAGGACCCCGGGTTCCTCGACATCGTGGTGAACAAGAAGGCCTCGGTGGTGCGGGTCTACCTGCCGCCGGACGCGAACACGCTGCTGTCGGTCGCCGACCACTGCCTGCGCTCGCGCAACTACGTCAACGTGATCGTCGCGGGCAAGCAGCCGGTGCTCAACCTCATGTCGATGGACGAGGCGATCATCCACTGCACCCGCGGCATCGGCATCCTGCCGTGGGCGTCCAACGACGCGGGCGCCAAGCCGGACGTGGTGCTCGCCTGCTGCGGTGACGTGCCCACCCAGGAGACCCTCGCCGCCGCCGCGCTGCTGCGCGAGCACCTGCCGGAGCTCAAGGTCCGGGTGATCAACATCGTGGACCTGATGCGGCTCCAGCCGCCGGAGGAGCACCCGCACGGCATGAGCGACGCCGAGTTCGACTCGCTGTTCACCGTCGACCGGCCGATCATCCTCAACTTCCACGGCTACCCGTGGCTCATCCACCGGCTCACCTACCGCCGCCGCGGGCACCACAACCTGCACGTGCGGGGCTACAAGGAGGAGGGCACCACCACCACGCCCTTCGACATGGCGATGCTCAACGACATCGACCGCTACCACCTCGTGATGGACGTCATCGACCGGGTACCGGGACTCGGCGAGCGGGCCGCGCACCTGCGCCAGGAGATGGCCGACCGGCGGCTGGCCGCCCGCCGGTACACCCGGGAGCACGGCGACGACCCGGCGGAGATCCGCGACTGGACCTGGCCGTACTGACCGGGCGCCGGCCAGGCCCTGACCAGGGCGGCGAGCAGGGCCGAAGGTCCCTGCCGGGCCGGGTCTCGCGCCCCTGCACGCGGCGCTCCCCGCGTCGGAGGCTGAAGGTGCGGACAGGTTCCGCGGCACCGGACGCGAGGAGGAGATCATGGCCCGGACGGACGACACCCCACCGGTCGTGGTCGGGTACGACGGCTCCAAGGCGGCCCAGCGGGCCTTGCGCTGGGCCGTCGACGAGGCGCGCCGCCGCTGGACCTCGCTGGTCATCTGCCACGCCTGGCACTGGCCGTACCCGGCGCGGCCGAGCGACCCGGCCATCCTGGAGACCTTCGAGGTCCTCGCCCGGGGCGTGCTCGACCAGGGCGTGCGGATCGCCACCGGGCTCGCCCCGACGCTGCCGGTGCACCCCCGGCTGATCGCCGGCGGCCCGTCCGCGGCACTGGTGAGCGAGTCGCACACCGCCCGGCTCGTCGTCGTCGGCAACCGGGGCCTGGGCGGCTTCACCGACCTGCACCTCGGCTCGGCCGCGGTGCAGGTCCCGGCGTACTCCGCCTGCCCGGTGGTCGTCGTCGGCCGCCCCGAGCCCGGCGCCCGCACCACCTCCGGCCTCGTGGTGGTCGGCGTGGACGGGTCGCCCGCGGGGGAGGCGGCGATGGGCTTCGCCGCCGAGGAGGCCGCGATCCGGGACGGCAGGCTGCACGCGGTGTTCTGCTGGTGGCCCCCCGAGGCCGAGGTCGAGGCGATGGAGGCGGCGGGGCCGCTCGACGCGGACGCCGAGGCGCTGCGGCGCCGGGCCGTGACCCGCTTCCACGAGACGGTCGCGGTGTGGAGCGAGAAGTACCCCGACCTGCGGGTCGAGACCTCCGTGCTGGACCGCCCGCCCCGCCAGGCGCTGCGCGAGGCCGCGGAGCACGCCGAGCTGCTCGTGGTCGGCGCCCGGGGCCTGGTCGAGACGCACGGCCTGCCGCTGGGGCCGGTGACCCAGTCGATGCTGCACCACGCCCCGTGCCCGGTCGCGGTCGTACCCGAGCCCCTCGCCCACCGGCCCGCATCCCGATGACCGGTTCCGTCGACGAAGGAGAGGCATCATGTCCGAGTCCACCACCAAGTTCGTGATCGTCGGCTACGACGGCTCCGAGGGCGCGAACCGGGCGCTGGAGTGGGCGGCCGACGACGCCGCCCGCCGCGGGGTACCGCTGCGCATCGTGCACGTGCTCGCGCCCTGGCCGTACGACATCCCCAGATACGCGCCCGACGTGTTCGAGGACGGCGCGGGCCGCATGCTCTCCCAGGCCGAGGAGACCGCGCGCAAGCGCCACCCCGAACTCGAGGTGAGCACCCAGGTGATCAGCGGGCAGCCCGCCAAGGTGCTGCGCGAGCAGGCAGGCGCAGAGGCGACCGTGGTGCTCGGCAGCCGCGGCCTCGGCGGCTTCGCCGGCGCGCTGCTCGGCTCGGTGAGCACGCACGTCGCCACGCACGCGCACGGCCCGGTCGTCGTGGTACGGCCACGCGAGGGCACCGCCCGCAACGAGATCGTGGTCGGCGTGGACGACTCGCCGGAGAGCGAGCCGGCCCTCGCCTACGCGTTCGAGCAGGCCAACCTGCGCGGCGCCACGGTGCGGGCGATCCACGCCTGGCAGCTTCCGCTCAACGCGTACGCCCCGGAGATCACCTACGACCTGGACGAGATCCGCAAGGCCCAGCAGCAGGTGATCACCGACAGGCTCGCCGCGCTGCGGGAGCGGTACCCGAACGTGGCGGTGAGCGAGGAGACCCCGAGCGCGCACCCGGCCAACGCGCTGATCGACGCGTCCTCCTCGGCCGACCTGGTCGTGGTGGGCTCGCGCGGCATGGGCGCGCTCGGCTCGATCCTGCTCGGCTCGGTCAGCCGCGCGGTCCTGCACCACGCGCACTGCCCGGTGGCGGTGGTGCGGTCATGACGACGTACCGCTACGACCTGGACAGGCTCACCGCGGGCGACGTGATGAGCCGCGTGCTCGTCACCGTCGAGCCCACCGAGAGCCCGCTGCTGGCGTGGGAGCTGATGCGCCGCTCCGAGGTACGGCACCTGCCCGTGGTGGACCGCGAGGGCAAGGTGGAGGGCGTGCTCAGCCGGGAGATGCTCGCCGCCCGCTGGGGCGGCGGCGGCCCGGACGAGCTCAACCGCCGGCCCGTGGGCGAGCTGCTCGCCCTCGAACGCCGCCCCCGGGTGTGCGTGGACACCCCGGTGCCGCAGGTCGCCGCGACCATGCTCGACGCCCACTGCGACGCGGTGCCGGTGGTCGCCGAGGACGGCACGCTGCTCGGCCTGATCACCAGCGTCGACCTGCTCGCCGTACTCGCCGGACGGCCGCCCAAGGAGCGCGTGGGCCCCGACATCACCCCCGCCCTGTTCCGCATGGAGCCGGTCCTCCATCCGCCTGGATCGGGGCGGTGACGCGGCCGGTACGGCCGCAGGCAGGGCGTGCGGACGTGCGTGGAAGGGGAGGAGATGGCACAAGGGGGTGCCGACGCCGGGCAGCTCCTGGACGCTGAGGAGACCGACCTGCTCGGCCGCTACCTGCGGGAGATCGGCGCCACGCCGCTGCTCACCGCGGAGCAGGAGGTGGAGCTCGCCAAGCGGATCGAGGCCGGGGTGTACGCCGAGCATCTGCTCGAGACCGAACCCGGCCTCGACCCGGAGCGGGCCGAGGAGCTGCGCCTGGTGGCCCGGGACGGCCGGCTCGCCAGGGACCACATGATCCGCGCCAACCTGCGGCTCGTGGTCTCGGTGGCGCGGCGCTACCACCAGGGCGAGCTGTCGCTGCTGGATCTGATCCAGGAGGGCAACCTCGGCCTCATCCGGGCGGTGCAGAAGTTCGACCACACCCGGGGCTACAAGTTCTCCACGTACGCGATGTGGTGGATCCGGCAGGCGATCGAGCGCGGCCTGGCCCAGAAGGGCCGTGCCGTACGGTTGCCGATGCACGTCTGGGAGGACGTCTGCCGGGTCAACCGCATCGAGCGCGACCTTGCCCTACGACTGGGCCGCGAGCCCACGCTGGAGGAACTGGCCCGCGAGTCCGGCAGCAGCGTCCGCAAGGCCGCCGAGCTCAAACGCCTCGCCCAGCGCTCGGTCAGCCTCGACACCCCGGTCGGCGACGACGGCGACGCCAGCCTCGGCGACGTGTTGTGGGACGGCGACGAGTCCCCCGCCGAGGGCCAGGTCGAGTTCACCCTCCAGCTCGCCGAGGTACGCCAGCTCCTGCGCACCCTCCCGGCCCGCGAGGCCCAGATCCTCCGCTGGCGCTACGGCCTCGACAACGGCTCCCCCTGCACCCTCCAGCAGGTCGGCGACCGCCTCGGCATCACCCGCGAACGCGTCCGCCAGCTCGAGAGCAAGGCCCTCAACCGCCTCCGCGACCCCAAACTCCTCGGCACCCTCGCCTCCTGACCGCTCTCGCCAGAGCTGCCGCCTCGCCGTACGGCCGGGTGAATCAGGGGGCCTTGCCAAACCCCATTGCTCAGACTCGGGTGCCGCGTGTCGGCCGCCTCGTGTCGTCGCCCCACCACGACGGTGACCGCGCCAGGCCGGGAGCTTCACCCGGACGCCGCCCGCGAGCCGAGCGCCGGCTCAGGCCTCGGACCCGTTACATCAGAGCAAACAGGGCGATCTGGCGAAAACGTGTTTTAAAGCGAAACTTGATATTTGGGACGGTCGTCCACGAGTGTTTTCGGGCGGATGCAGATAACGGATCAAGTTGTGCGAGGTCTCTCGTAGTTCA is a window from the Thermopolyspora flexuosa genome containing:
- a CDS encoding universal stress protein; translated protein: MGSSGVVVGYDGSEFAVRALEWALDEAELRGLPLTVCHAWQPPRGADVGTVAAMRRAAERVVRQGAEWARARGLPVDIDLYQGAAADRLVELSATADLVVVGSCRPDASRGVTIGAVRRVVAGRARCPVIMVRDTGPARRSGPIAVGVNGNGDIDVVLAFACQEAMARRLPLVVVHAWQHQACHVRAVMPLEPAAVRAHAEERMTRVLVPWRLRYPNLLIEVSAAEGPARQELLEAALDATLLVVGAPESRCGSMTVFMLDHAPCPVAIVRTQEVAL
- a CDS encoding universal stress protein — translated: MSESTTKFVIVGYDGSEGANRALEWAADDAARRGVPLRIVHVLAPWPYDIPRYAPDVFEDGAGRMLSQAEETARKRHPELEVSTQVISGQPAKVLREQAGAEATVVLGSRGLGGFAGALLGSVSTHVATHAHGPVVVVRPREGTARNEIVVGVDDSPESEPALAYAFEQANLRGATVRAIHAWQLPLNAYAPEITYDLDEIRKAQQQVITDRLAALRERYPNVAVSEETPSAHPANALIDASSSADLVVVGSRGMGALGSILLGSVSRAVLHHAHCPVAVVRS
- a CDS encoding pyridoxamine 5'-phosphate oxidase family protein; amino-acid sequence: MTMDSVGLRVLSRAECVALLATTPIGRIVFTDRALPAVQPVGFALDGETVVIRTGADTRLAAAARDTVVAFEADEFDRAGRTGWSVTAIGHARAVTEPAEIERLSRLPLQRWVPGGRDHFIVLPIEHISGRMIGTHP
- a CDS encoding sigma-70 family RNA polymerase sigma factor, whose translation is MAQGGADAGQLLDAEETDLLGRYLREIGATPLLTAEQEVELAKRIEAGVYAEHLLETEPGLDPERAEELRLVARDGRLARDHMIRANLRLVVSVARRYHQGELSLLDLIQEGNLGLIRAVQKFDHTRGYKFSTYAMWWIRQAIERGLAQKGRAVRLPMHVWEDVCRVNRIERDLALRLGREPTLEELARESGSSVRKAAELKRLAQRSVSLDTPVGDDGDASLGDVLWDGDESPAEGQVEFTLQLAEVRQLLRTLPAREAQILRWRYGLDNGSPCTLQQVGDRLGITRERVRQLESKALNRLRDPKLLGTLAS
- a CDS encoding phosphoketolase family protein encodes the protein MDVLERIDAFWRAANYLSVGQIYLLDNPLLREPLRDEHIKPRLLGHWGTTPGLNLIFAHLNRIILERDQDMIYVAGPGHGGPAAVAFSWLEGTYSERYPEVSQDARGMKRLFRQFSFPGGVPSHVAPETPGSIHEGGELGYSLAHAYGAAFDNPDLVVACVVGDGEAETGPLAASWHSNKFLNPARDGIVLPILHLNGYKIANPTVLARIPEAELLKLMEGYGYRPHVVAGDDPKAVHRLLADTLDTVFDEIAAIKSGSGDPLPMIILRTPKGWTGPKEFDGLPVEGTWRSHQVPFGAVRGHPERLRLLEEWLRSYRPEELFDADGRPVDEIRALVPRGPRRMSGNPHANGGEILRPLVLPDFRDYAVEVKEPATTHSEPTRVLGAFLRDVIANNPDNFRLVGPDETASNRLSAVFETTQRTWDAEVLPTDENLGPDGRVLEVLSEHLCQGWLEGYLLTGRHGLFNSYEAFIHIVDSMFNQHAKWLDACQDIPWRRPIASLNYLLSSHVWRQDHNGFTHQDPGFLDIVVNKKASVVRVYLPPDANTLLSVADHCLRSRNYVNVIVAGKQPVLNLMSMDEAIIHCTRGIGILPWASNDAGAKPDVVLACCGDVPTQETLAAAALLREHLPELKVRVINIVDLMRLQPPEEHPHGMSDAEFDSLFTVDRPIILNFHGYPWLIHRLTYRRRGHHNLHVRGYKEEGTTTTPFDMAMLNDIDRYHLVMDVIDRVPGLGERAAHLRQEMADRRLAARRYTREHGDDPAEIRDWTWPY
- a CDS encoding pyridoxamine 5'-phosphate oxidase family protein → MDQHTAGETGRRIAARREELGISREELGERAGIGAGYIAYIEESSATITTGDLHRLAAALETTVEELLGGGDLDRPPGQGAPAAKPELTEIDREECLRLIAPGGIGRIAWYGLSGPVVLPVNYKLYKGAIVFRTQEGGLMDQDLSTGIEGVEIKVGFEVDRIDEIRREGWSVLVQGPAHRVTTPEEIAEVAAAGVETWAGGVRDRYLRITPYQVSGRRIRGL
- a CDS encoding CBS domain-containing protein, which codes for MTTYRYDLDRLTAGDVMSRVLVTVEPTESPLLAWELMRRSEVRHLPVVDREGKVEGVLSREMLAARWGGGGPDELNRRPVGELLALERRPRVCVDTPVPQVAATMLDAHCDAVPVVAEDGTLLGLITSVDLLAVLAGRPPKERVGPDITPALFRMEPVLHPPGSGR
- a CDS encoding universal stress protein gives rise to the protein MARTDDTPPVVVGYDGSKAAQRALRWAVDEARRRWTSLVICHAWHWPYPARPSDPAILETFEVLARGVLDQGVRIATGLAPTLPVHPRLIAGGPSAALVSESHTARLVVVGNRGLGGFTDLHLGSAAVQVPAYSACPVVVVGRPEPGARTTSGLVVVGVDGSPAGEAAMGFAAEEAAIRDGRLHAVFCWWPPEAEVEAMEAAGPLDADAEALRRRAVTRFHETVAVWSEKYPDLRVETSVLDRPPRQALREAAEHAELLVVGARGLVETHGLPLGPVTQSMLHHAPCPVAVVPEPLAHRPASR
- a CDS encoding response regulator — its product is MIRVFLVDDHEVVRRGVAALLEAEDDIEVIGEAGTAEQAIARIPAVKPDVCVLDVRLPDGSGVTVCREVRSKLPEVACLMLTSYADDDALFDAVMAGAAGYVLKQIHGSDLVGAVRTVASGQSLLDPQTTAAMLQRLREQAAKKDPLASLTEQEKHILELIGEGLTNRQIGERLFLAEKTVKNYVSNLLTKLDMQRRTQAAALAARLKSEGTL
- a CDS encoding Acg family FMN-binding oxidoreductase, with translation MRAVEEINGVVQTAVEAAVWAPSVHNTQPWSFAVSGDTISVRADPERRLPHQDPAGREMLISIGAAVYNVRLAVAALGYEPIVHLVPDADHPTLLATVRLGGRVDPDDLTRMLHAEIPRRRTHRGAFSDVVIPRNFTDALAVQAAQEGARFAAVRSEPMVEALAGVTRAAQEVQSLNRDYRLEVMRWARPPGSTRGDGVPADAYPRRPDRTEPHFPQRDYSRDRLWGYHRPATRTLPTSPGVVAVLTTAEDGQEDWLRAGQALQRVLLFASAYGVRAAFHTQALEIYHLREFVREELTQGEHPQMIMRLGVTEEDAGTLRRPLAEVVVTGQDEQD